The DNA window ATTCAGCGACTTCCTGACCCTGAGCACAGGCATCTACGCCATCCCCCTCTTCGGCAGCATGGTCGCCATCCTCGACACGGTGCGCGGGAACCTGACCGCCGGGCACGCCCTGACCGCCGTCGGGGCCAACCTGCTTGGGGCGCTGCTCGTGGGCCTGCTTGCCCGGCGGTCCTTCGGGCGGGAGGAGGTGATTTTCAGGAATTAGCGTCGTGGCGTGCTGGGAAGAGTCTTGATTTGAAGAGGGGGTAAGTCCCCTCTTCTTTGGTGCGGCGACAGGACCAGATTTAAAGGGCAGCCTCTGGCAGTCACCCCCTCCCAGCCTCCCCCGCAAGGGGGGAGGAGGAACAGCGCTCAAGCTTTCGCGCTTTAAAAACCGTCTCCTGTGGATGCCCGATTGCCCAGAGTGAGCAGAGTTCGCACGGCCTTCACCCCGCCTTGCTCGCGCAGCGAGCCGGTGGGCTAGCGGCTTGGAACACAGCAAGATCAAACCTTCCGCGTAAAGGAAGACGGCCACAGGCGCAGCGGGCGAGCCCCTTGCCGAGCGCAGCGGAGGGCTCCCCCTCCACCCAGAGGAGAGGCTCGTGAGCAAGCCTGGCGTCAACGCGCGGGCTGCCCCGCGCGGCGGAGGCGTCGCCCCACCGGGGGTAGGGGGGCTGGGGGCAAACCGTATCAAGATGCCCTGCCCCTCATGCCATCTTTAACCCCAGCCCACCCCAACGGTCTTCCCCGCAACACCCACTTGAACAGCCAAGGCGGGCCCTCCATCTTCGGAAGGCCCGCCCCGCCGTGTGCCGCCCTCAGCCCTGCCGGGTGGGGTTGTTGGGATCGGTGATGATTCGGCCGGAAGGCGCCTGCTCGGCCCCGGGGCTGAGGTCCCCCTGCCCCTCCAGCGCCGCGCTCCCGGTCTCGTGCGGGCGGACGGAGAGGGGATCGATGGTGACCTCCTCCTTGCTCACGCTGTCAAGCAGGATGTCGAGCACGTCGCCCGCGCGGGCGGCATCGACGGCCTTGTGGGTGATGATCTCGCCGACGTTCAGGATGATGGTGTCGTCGGGCGCGAGGATCACGCGGGTGACGGGGCGGCCCAGCGCGTCACGGATACGCTTTTCCTCCATCTGCTCCTGGCGCTCCTCCAGGGCCTGCCCGGCCTCGTCGCGCTTGTCGCCCAGCCAGGCCTTGGCGCGCTCCAGCAGGTTGCTCGCCCCTTCGCTGACGCTGGCGACGCCGCCGGAGAGGGCCGCACCCGCGCCCGCCGTGGGGGAAGCCCCGCCCACGGTGGCGGCGATCAGCGCCCCCTCCAGGCCCAGTTGCCGCGCCCGCTCGGCGATGGCCGGGGTGACGATCTGGCCCTGGGCGGCGACCAGACCGCCCGTGGGCGCACGCACATCCGTCCGCACCCGGCGGCCGATGGTGGATTCCACGGTCAGGGGAGCGGGTTGCGTCGACTGGGCGGGCTGAAGGCGCTCGCGCAGGCCCTGCACTCCCTCCTGAATCGCTCCGCCACCTGCCGCGGTAACCAGGGCGGGCAGCACCCCGGCCTCCTGGGCGCGCTCGGCCTGGAACTCGGTGATCACGCTTCCCCGGTGGACGATGACCTCCTGCACGCCGTCCGCGAGGTTGGCGGTCACGTCGTTCGAGGCGGTCTTACCCACCACGAACTGTTTCTGTTGCTCGGCGCTCGCGCTGCGGATACTGTCCACGCCGCTCTGCACCCGGTCCTTGACGTTGCCGTAGGTCTCGGACAGCGCCCCACCCGTCACGCTCGTCAGCAGGGCCGTGAGCTTGCCTGCCTGGTCGGCCCGCTCGGTCTGCTCGGCGGTGATGGTCTCGCCCTGGCGGACAAGGACGGTGCCGTCGTCGAGGGTCAGGTCGCTCCCTGCCGTCTTGCCGACGAGGAATTCCTTCTGGCGCTCCTTGCTGGCCTCCGCGATGTTGCCGTAGGTCTGCTTGACGTTCTCGGCGGCGGTCTGGTACGCGCTGCTGAGGCTCTCGCCCGCGCTGCTCAGGGCCCCCTTCAGGCCGCCCGGCTCCTGCTCCTGCATCGCCGCCGCCACCGAGATGGGCACGATGGCCGCGTCGTGGCCGATCTGCACGTGCTCGGGCGCGGGCACGAAGGTCCGGCCGCTGGAGAGGTCGCTGAAAATCCCGCCGGTCGCCTCGTAGCCCTCCACGCGGCCAGTGTGCTCGTCGAAGAACACGTCGGCAATCTTGCCCAGGTTCTGACCGTCGGTCGTGAGCAGGGTCATCCCGCTCAGGCTGACGTTCGATTCCAGCACCTCGGCCAGCCGCCCGTCCTCACGGGTGGAGGTTACGGACTCGGCGCTGTCCACCATGATGGCGTCCTCACCGATGGACCGGATCGCCCCGAAGGGCACGACCTTGGCCGCGCGGAACCAGCCCCCCTCGTCCACGAGCAGGCCCATCACCTCGTTGGCCTGGTGGTCGAATACCACGTCGCGCGTCGTCTCTATCTTCTCCCCGCTGTCGATGGCGATGATGGGGCGGCCCAGCAATTCCTTGGCTTTGATCATGGGGTACTCCGTTCTGGAAAGGGTTCTCGAACCGCCCTGTGTCCGCGAAGGCTCAGAAGCCGAGATTCAAGATTCCCTGCGGTTTGAGGTACAGGAAATAGGCGAGCAAAAACAGCACCACCAGAATCACGATGATCCACAGGACGGTTCTCGCGCCGCCCCCGCCACCACCTTGCAGTCGAGCCATCAGTCAGTCCTCCATTTCTGAGTCTAGGAACCCTTCGGGCAAGTGTGAGGTTTTCCCCCTCACCCCGGGTTGACTGAACCTTGCGGCGACCTTAAGGCTGCCCCGCGCCCTACACTCCGGGCGTGACCCGCTCCCGCCACCTGCATTCCGGCCCTCCACGCGGCCCCCGGGAAGCCCCCCTGGGCGAGGTGCCGCTCACCGTCCTCGTTGGCGTGACCGGCGTGGGCAAGAGCACGGCGCTGGCCGCCCTGCAAGGGGCCGACCCCGCCGCCCGGGTGCTGCCTGACCGCCGCCAGATCACGGACGACGTGATGATCCTGCCGCTGGCTGGAAAGCCCGTTGCCGACCGCGCCGAGCGTTTCGCGCTGACGGCCCGCTACCGCCAGCTTCACCCCGGCGGGATGGCCCACGCGGTGGGGACGTTGACGGCCGACCTCGACCACTGGGGCGAGCACCCGATCTTCGACGGGCTGCGCGGCCTGGAGGAGGTGGAGTACGCCGCGACCACCTTCCCCGCCTGGCGCTTCGTGGCCCTGAACGCCCCCGACGGGGTGCGCGTGCGCCGCCTGCTGGGCCGGGCGGATGCCTTCGACCAGATAGAGGGAGGAGACAGCTCAGACCTGCGGGCGGAGCTGGGCCGCCTCCCCGGCGTGGGGGAGGTGTTCACTCCGGCCGAACTGGATGCCCTGGCGGCCCTGGAAGTGGAGGGGTACTCACCGGCCGACGTGCTGGCAAAGACGGCCATCGTGGTCACCGAACGCCAGCACTACGACCCGGATGCGGCGAGCGCCCTTCTGCGGACGCTGCCGTTCGGGCGCGCCCTGGTGCTCGACACGGTGGCGCTGGGTCCCGAGCGGGTGGCCGTCGCCATCCGGGAGTGGGCGTGAGCACGCCTACTGTCGCCCGGGTGGAGG is part of the Deinococcus apachensis DSM 19763 genome and encodes:
- a CDS encoding PRC-barrel domain-containing protein, translating into MIKAKELLGRPIIAIDSGEKIETTRDVVFDHQANEVMGLLVDEGGWFRAAKVVPFGAIRSIGEDAIMVDSAESVTSTREDGRLAEVLESNVSLSGMTLLTTDGQNLGKIADVFFDEHTGRVEGYEATGGIFSDLSSGRTFVPAPEHVQIGHDAAIVPISVAAAMQEQEPGGLKGALSSAGESLSSAYQTAAENVKQTYGNIAEASKERQKEFLVGKTAGSDLTLDDGTVLVRQGETITAEQTERADQAGKLTALLTSVTGGALSETYGNVKDRVQSGVDSIRSASAEQQKQFVVGKTASNDVTANLADGVQEVIVHRGSVITEFQAERAQEAGVLPALVTAAGGGAIQEGVQGLRERLQPAQSTQPAPLTVESTIGRRVRTDVRAPTGGLVAAQGQIVTPAIAERARQLGLEGALIAATVGGASPTAGAGAALSGGVASVSEGASNLLERAKAWLGDKRDEAGQALEERQEQMEEKRIRDALGRPVTRVILAPDDTIILNVGEIITHKAVDAARAGDVLDILLDSVSKEEVTIDPLSVRPHETGSAALEGQGDLSPGAEQAPSGRIITDPNNPTRQG